One genomic region from Deltaproteobacteria bacterium encodes:
- a CDS encoding SDR family oxidoreductase, whose protein sequence is MGGGRDGAGGVTWADRRCVVTGASAGIGQAVAAALARRGALVVGIARRFAGPPAAPRAGHVLEVGADVTDEAAVRAVFDAASPVDVLVYAAGESHFGPALAGTAAELREMLDTHVVGGFLCAREAVRSMRARGSGHIVYIGSIAVDETFADCAGYTAAKAAQAAFARVLREEVRACGVRVTELAVGAVDTPLWDRRPPVDRGAMLSAADVAEVVADVIAQPAIGIERVVLRPPGGNL, encoded by the coding sequence GTGGGCGGCGGCCGAGACGGAGCGGGCGGCGTGACGTGGGCCGACCGCCGCTGCGTGGTCACCGGCGCGTCCGCCGGCATCGGCCAGGCGGTGGCGGCCGCGCTCGCCCGCCGCGGCGCCCTCGTCGTCGGGATTGCGCGGCGCTTCGCCGGCCCGCCCGCCGCGCCGCGCGCCGGCCACGTCCTCGAGGTCGGGGCCGACGTCACCGACGAAGCGGCCGTCCGCGCGGTGTTCGATGCCGCGTCGCCGGTCGACGTCCTCGTGTACGCGGCCGGCGAGAGCCACTTTGGTCCGGCGCTCGCGGGGACGGCGGCGGAGCTGCGCGAGATGCTCGATACGCACGTCGTCGGCGGGTTTCTGTGCGCGCGTGAAGCGGTGCGGTCGATGCGCGCGCGGGGCAGCGGTCACATCGTGTACATCGGATCGATCGCGGTCGACGAGACGTTCGCCGACTGCGCGGGCTACACCGCTGCCAAGGCGGCGCAAGCCGCGTTTGCGCGCGTGCTCCGCGAAGAGGTCCGCGCCTGCGGCGTGCGCGTGACCGAGCTGGCGGTCGGCGCCGTGGATACGCCGCTGTGGGATCGACGGCCGCCGGTCGATCGCGGGGCGATGTTGTCGGCCGCCGACGTCGCCGAAGTCGTGGCGGACGTGATCGCGCAGCCGGCCATCGGCATCGAGCGCGTCGTCCTCCGCCCGCCGGGCGGCAACCTGTAG
- a CDS encoding PorT family protein: MLRTCVSSMVAAVVLLGTAQGFAQSPPPPPPPPPPGGAAPAGPMAPATPGAGLHITGLGVKLGLVGSKFGGDDARDDLEFRTGFAAGAYGVLGLGGRLSLQGEVLYVQKGAIVPADSNLPTDVTFALDYVEVPAMLRIDIPMSPTSRVFFAGGLALGFLVTHEARGGGDTVTLDDTNSVDIVVPLGGGIEVRSGQLAFTGEVRFDVGVLTVDSTDESQLLNQSVLFLAGVGM, translated from the coding sequence ATGCTTCGCACGTGCGTTTCGTCGATGGTCGCCGCGGTCGTGTTGTTGGGAACCGCGCAGGGGTTTGCCCAGTCGCCGCCTCCGCCGCCTCCGCCGCCTCCGCCGGGCGGCGCGGCACCCGCCGGGCCGATGGCGCCGGCCACGCCGGGGGCCGGGCTCCACATCACGGGGCTGGGAGTGAAGCTCGGCCTCGTGGGGAGCAAGTTCGGCGGCGACGACGCGCGCGACGACCTCGAGTTCCGCACCGGCTTCGCGGCGGGGGCGTACGGCGTGCTCGGCCTCGGCGGGCGCCTGTCGCTGCAGGGCGAGGTGCTGTACGTCCAGAAGGGAGCGATCGTCCCGGCTGACTCCAACCTGCCGACCGACGTCACGTTCGCCCTCGACTACGTCGAGGTGCCGGCGATGCTGCGCATCGACATCCCGATGAGCCCGACCAGCCGCGTGTTCTTCGCCGGCGGGCTGGCGCTCGGCTTCCTGGTCACGCACGAGGCCCGGGGCGGGGGGGACACCGTGACCCTCGACGACACCAACTCGGTCGACATCGTCGTGCCGCTCGGCGGTGGAATCGAGGTTCGCTCCGGCCAGCTCGCGTTCACCGGCGAGGTGCGGTTCGACGTCGGGGTCCTGACCGTCGACTCGACGGACGAGAGCCAACTGCTGAACCAGTCCGTGCTGTTTTTGGCCGGCGTCGGTATGTGA
- the hslV gene encoding ATP-dependent protease subunit HslV, giving the protein MTTILSVRRGTSVVVAGDGQVSVGDMVMKGGARKVRRMQDGRIVAGFAGSAADGIALFEKLEGKLNEHGGNLTRGCVEMAKDWRLDRVLRRLEAMLLVADREHTYVLSGAGDVIEPDDGVVAIGSGGGFATAAARALVQHTELAPRAIAEAAMRIAANICIYTNDTITIEELI; this is encoded by the coding sequence ATGACCACGATTCTGTCGGTGCGCAGGGGCACGTCCGTCGTCGTCGCGGGCGACGGCCAGGTGTCGGTCGGCGACATGGTGATGAAGGGCGGCGCCCGCAAGGTGCGCCGGATGCAGGACGGCCGCATCGTGGCCGGGTTCGCCGGGTCGGCCGCGGACGGGATTGCCCTGTTCGAAAAACTCGAGGGCAAGCTCAACGAACACGGCGGCAACCTCACGCGGGGCTGCGTCGAGATGGCGAAAGACTGGCGGCTCGACCGCGTGCTGCGCCGGCTAGAGGCGATGCTGCTCGTGGCCGACCGCGAGCACACCTACGTGTTGTCGGGCGCGGGCGACGTGATCGAGCCGGACGACGGCGTCGTCGCGATCGGCTCTGGCGGCGGGTTCGCCACCGCGGCGGCGCGGGCGCTCGTGCAGCACACCGAGCTGGCGCCGCGCGCGATCGCCGAGGCCGCCATGCGGATTGCGGCGAACATCTGCATCTACACCAACGACACGATTACGATCGAGGAGCTGATCTGA
- a CDS encoding LysM peptidoglycan-binding domain-containing protein: MNRITTGLSLFAALAALPAISAAQTAEPPRTLDPSGRRSSEPAPAAPAAAPGPQEGAPVAPGGDMAQPTEGQGDVGYYLYDESPIPEDEGLVRGGPAPELHVVREGDTLWDICQLYFDNPWEWPKVWSYNPAITNPHWIYPGDVVRLRPAAAEVMAAPVPDDVDAPAPAPAAAAPAPAPVRTVRLRQIAFLEPGQIATAFRIAGAEREREMLSPGDVVYLDYPGAERPESGARYGIYSDLRWIEHPRSGERLGAYVRVLGELEVVSVKPGKRARAVIRAANDVIERGARVGPVQQRFAAVAPTPASRDQTGVVVAQLGGGDLIGATQVVFIDLGEEDGVAAGNRAFVVRRGDARPDYFELAARPRDERYPPYAIGEVLVVQVGARVSIALVTASLQEIGVGDVVVLRSGR; encoded by the coding sequence ATGAATCGCATTACCACCGGCCTGTCGCTGTTTGCCGCGCTCGCGGCGCTGCCGGCAATCTCCGCGGCGCAGACCGCCGAGCCGCCGCGAACGCTCGACCCGAGCGGCCGGCGCTCCAGCGAGCCCGCGCCCGCGGCGCCCGCCGCCGCGCCCGGTCCGCAAGAGGGCGCTCCGGTCGCGCCCGGCGGCGACATGGCGCAGCCGACCGAGGGACAGGGCGACGTCGGCTACTACCTGTACGACGAGTCGCCGATCCCGGAGGACGAGGGACTCGTCCGCGGTGGCCCGGCTCCCGAGCTGCACGTGGTGCGCGAGGGCGACACGCTGTGGGACATCTGCCAGCTGTACTTCGACAACCCGTGGGAGTGGCCGAAGGTGTGGTCGTACAACCCGGCGATCACGAATCCGCACTGGATCTACCCGGGCGACGTCGTGCGCTTGCGGCCCGCCGCGGCCGAGGTGATGGCCGCGCCGGTGCCCGACGACGTGGACGCGCCCGCGCCCGCGCCGGCCGCCGCCGCGCCCGCTCCCGCGCCGGTTCGGACCGTGCGGCTGCGGCAGATCGCGTTTCTCGAGCCGGGGCAGATCGCCACGGCGTTCCGCATCGCGGGCGCCGAGCGGGAGCGCGAGATGCTCAGCCCCGGGGACGTCGTCTACCTCGACTATCCGGGCGCGGAGCGGCCGGAGTCGGGCGCCCGCTACGGCATCTACTCGGATCTGCGGTGGATCGAGCATCCGCGGTCGGGCGAACGTCTCGGCGCGTACGTCCGCGTGCTCGGCGAACTCGAGGTGGTGTCGGTCAAGCCGGGCAAGCGGGCGCGCGCCGTCATCCGCGCGGCCAACGACGTGATCGAGCGCGGCGCGCGGGTCGGCCCCGTGCAGCAGCGCTTCGCGGCGGTCGCGCCGACGCCGGCGAGCCGCGACCAGACAGGCGTCGTCGTCGCGCAACTCGGCGGCGGCGACCTCATCGGCGCGACGCAGGTGGTGTTCATCGATCTGGGCGAGGAGGACGGGGTCGCCGCCGGCAACCGCGCGTTCGTCGTCCGTCGCGGCGACGCGCGTCCCGACTACTTCGAACTGGCTGCGCGCCCGCGCGACGAGCGCTACCCGCCGTACGCGATCGGCGAGGTGCTGGTGGTCCAGGTGGGCGCCCGCGTGTCGATCGCGCTCGTGACCGCGTCCCTGCAAGAGATCGGTGTCGGCGACGTGGTCGTCCTCCGCTCGGGACGCTAA
- the dprA gene encoding DNA-protecting protein DprA — translation MGSLSSIAAGARVVPRDATEFPARLAAVPDAPERLYAVGRLPDAPAVAVVGARAATGRAMATAYELARDLAAAGYAIVSGGAVGVDAAAHRGAVDAGGATVAVQACGLDVAYPARHRPLFADIVAAGGALVSPYRAGVPPRRYQFVRRNRIVAGWAAAVVVVEADRASGSLYTARAALDYGRPLAAVPGSPGCDALVAEGAAVVAGAADVEAAIAGRPRKPDVALPEPGSEEAAVLAALDRGQARDAGALAQRCGLPARTVARALMGLELAGLAVAVPGRAYVRSAVAVAALAGTAGHGAPAA, via the coding sequence GTGGGTTCGTTGTCGTCGATAGCTGCCGGAGCGCGCGTGGTGCCGCGGGACGCGACCGAGTTCCCGGCGCGTCTCGCGGCCGTCCCCGACGCGCCGGAGCGGCTGTACGCGGTCGGCCGGCTGCCGGACGCGCCCGCCGTCGCCGTCGTCGGCGCGCGCGCGGCGACCGGCCGCGCCATGGCGACCGCGTACGAACTCGCCCGCGACCTGGCGGCGGCCGGCTACGCGATCGTGTCCGGCGGCGCCGTCGGAGTGGACGCGGCGGCGCACCGCGGCGCGGTGGACGCGGGCGGCGCGACGGTCGCGGTGCAGGCGTGCGGCCTCGACGTGGCCTATCCGGCGAGGCACCGGCCGCTGTTTGCCGACATCGTGGCGGCGGGCGGTGCGCTGGTGTCGCCCTACCGAGCGGGCGTGCCGCCGCGCCGCTACCAGTTCGTGCGGCGCAATCGCATCGTCGCGGGCTGGGCCGCGGCGGTGGTCGTGGTCGAGGCCGATCGCGCGTCGGGATCCTTATATACGGCGCGGGCCGCGCTCGACTACGGCCGGCCGCTCGCGGCGGTTCCGGGAAGTCCCGGCTGCGATGCGCTGGTCGCCGAGGGGGCCGCCGTCGTCGCGGGCGCGGCGGACGTCGAGGCGGCCATCGCCGGGAGGCCTCGCAAGCCCGACGTGGCGCTGCCCGAACCCGGCAGCGAGGAGGCCGCGGTGCTGGCCGCGCTCGACCGCGGCCAGGCGCGGGACGCCGGCGCGCTCGCGCAGCGGTGCGGCCTGCCCGCCCGGACGGTCGCGCGGGCGCTCATGGGATTGGAACTCGCCGGGCTCGCGGTCGCCGTGCCGGGGCGTGCGTACGTGCGCTCGGCCGTGGCGGTCGCGGCGCTCGCGGGCACCGCCGGGCACGGGGCACCGGCGGCATAA
- a CDS encoding methylenetetrahydrofolate--tRNA-(uracil(54)-C(5))-methyltransferase (FADH(2)-oxidizing) TrmFO encodes MRDWRPDVTVIGGGLAGCEAAWQLAERGWRVALVDMKPLAMSPAHRTPLLCELVCSNSLRSDDPTTGAGLLKAELRRLRSVVIACADEHRVPAGAALAVDRVAFGRAVTVRLALHDRVRIERRPVDALPAGPCVLATGPLTGGRLAAEIRAALGGDRMYFYDAIAPIVAADSIDMAHAFVASRWGRGDDRDAGAEGDYINCPLNEEEYAAFVREVLAGRKVAPHAFEEPRYFEGCLPIEVMAARGPDTLRFGPMRPVGLVDPRTGRRPYAAVQLRPENRYRTAYNLVGFQTRLAYPEQQRIFRMIPALRRAEFLRFGSIHRNTYVDAPRLLGPGLELRARPHVRVAGLITGVEGYIESCAMGLLAALFCDAQLRGRALAPPPATTALGGLYRHVTAPRADGERYQPTNVNFGLLPPVEGRHRKADRKRRMAERAVRDLAAWAAAETERAA; translated from the coding sequence GTGAGGGACTGGCGGCCGGACGTCACGGTAATCGGCGGCGGCCTCGCCGGCTGCGAGGCGGCATGGCAGTTGGCCGAACGCGGCTGGCGCGTCGCGCTCGTCGACATGAAGCCGCTGGCGATGTCGCCGGCCCACCGCACGCCGCTGTTGTGCGAGTTGGTGTGCAGCAACTCGCTGCGTTCGGACGACCCGACGACCGGCGCGGGGTTGCTCAAGGCCGAACTTCGCCGGCTACGGTCCGTGGTGATCGCGTGCGCCGACGAGCACCGCGTACCGGCGGGCGCGGCGCTCGCGGTCGACCGCGTGGCGTTCGGACGCGCCGTGACCGTGCGCCTGGCGCTGCACGATCGCGTACGCATCGAGCGGCGGCCGGTCGATGCGCTGCCGGCCGGGCCGTGCGTGCTGGCGACCGGCCCGCTCACGGGCGGTCGGCTCGCGGCGGAGATCCGCGCTGCGCTCGGCGGCGACCGGATGTACTTCTACGATGCGATCGCGCCGATCGTTGCGGCCGACAGCATCGACATGGCGCATGCATTCGTCGCGTCGCGGTGGGGGCGCGGCGACGATCGCGATGCCGGCGCCGAAGGCGACTACATCAACTGCCCGCTGAACGAGGAGGAGTACGCCGCGTTCGTGCGCGAGGTTCTCGCCGGTCGCAAGGTCGCGCCGCACGCCTTCGAAGAGCCCCGCTACTTCGAGGGCTGCTTGCCGATCGAGGTGATGGCCGCGCGCGGGCCGGACACGCTGCGATTCGGGCCGATGCGCCCGGTCGGGCTCGTCGACCCGCGGACCGGCCGGCGGCCCTACGCGGCGGTGCAGCTGCGCCCGGAGAACCGCTACCGCACGGCGTACAACCTCGTCGGCTTCCAGACGCGGCTGGCTTATCCCGAACAGCAGCGCATTTTTCGCATGATCCCCGCGCTGCGCCGCGCCGAGTTCTTGCGGTTCGGGTCGATTCATCGCAATACGTACGTCGACGCGCCTCGCCTGCTCGGGCCTGGCCTCGAGCTGCGCGCGCGGCCACACGTGCGCGTCGCCGGCCTGATCACCGGCGTCGAGGGCTACATCGAGTCCTGCGCGATGGGGCTTTTGGCGGCGCTGTTTTGCGACGCGCAGCTGCGCGGGCGCGCGCTGGCGCCGCCGCCGGCGACGACCGCGCTCGGCGGGCTGTATCGCCACGTCACGGCGCCACGCGCCGACGGCGAGCGCTACCAGCCGACCAACGTCAACTTCGGCTTGCTGCCCCCCGTCGAGGGGCGCCATCGCAAGGCGGACCGCAAGCGCCGCATGGCCGAGCGCGCGGTGCGCGACCTGGCGGCGTGGGCGGCGGCCGAGACGGAGCGGGCGGCGTGA
- a CDS encoding AI-2E family transporter — MADPTAPPRTSQPLVAAACLVVVIGGLKLAAPVLLPVLMAAFVAVVAIPPIRWLERRGAPTWLAFALIVVAAAASLVFFIGVVGVSIDRFTEQLPVYQQRLDRLIANGLAAMRDLGLDIAPAELSAKIGTSRILDVVGNTVGQLLGALSNLALVLLIVIFMLTEAHGFSGKLRRALGDPDADLSHWTEAAARVYQYLFIKAIVSAATGVLVSLVTWALRVDFPLLWGLVAFLFNFVPNIGSIIAAIPAVLLALVQNGPLNATLVTGGYVAINMVIGNIVEPRVMGERLGLSTLVVFLSLVFWGWLWGPVGMLLSVPLTVVVKIVLEHSRELRGVAVLLGPADAPPPPGDDAPPPAG; from the coding sequence ATGGCCGACCCGACCGCCCCGCCGCGCACGAGCCAGCCGCTCGTCGCGGCCGCGTGCCTCGTCGTCGTCATCGGCGGACTCAAGCTGGCCGCGCCGGTGCTGCTGCCGGTGCTGATGGCCGCGTTCGTCGCGGTCGTCGCGATTCCGCCGATTCGCTGGCTGGAGCGACGCGGCGCGCCGACCTGGCTGGCGTTCGCGCTCATCGTCGTCGCCGCGGCTGCGTCGCTGGTGTTCTTCATCGGCGTGGTGGGCGTCTCCATCGATCGGTTCACCGAACAGTTGCCGGTGTACCAGCAGCGCCTCGACCGGCTCATCGCCAACGGTCTGGCCGCCATGCGCGACCTCGGCCTCGACATCGCACCGGCCGAACTGTCGGCGAAGATCGGCACCAGCCGAATCCTCGACGTCGTCGGCAACACCGTCGGCCAGTTGCTCGGGGCGCTGTCGAACCTCGCGCTCGTGCTGCTGATCGTCATTTTCATGCTCACCGAGGCGCACGGATTTTCCGGAAAGTTGCGCCGCGCCCTCGGCGACCCGGACGCCGACCTGTCTCACTGGACGGAGGCGGCCGCGCGCGTCTACCAGTACCTGTTCATCAAGGCGATCGTGAGCGCGGCGACCGGCGTGCTCGTGTCGTTGGTCACGTGGGCGCTGCGCGTCGACTTTCCGCTGCTATGGGGGCTGGTCGCGTTCCTGTTCAACTTCGTTCCGAACATCGGGTCGATCATCGCCGCGATCCCCGCCGTGTTGCTGGCGCTCGTGCAAAACGGCCCCCTCAACGCGACGCTCGTGACCGGCGGCTACGTCGCCATCAACATGGTCATCGGCAACATCGTCGAGCCGCGCGTCATGGGCGAACGACTCGGCTTGTCGACGCTCGTCGTGTTCCTGTCCCTGGTGTTCTGGGGCTGGCTGTGGGGCCCGGTCGGCATGCTGCTGTCGGTCCCGCTGACGGTGGTCGTCAAGATCGTGCTCGAGCACTCGCGCGAGCTGCGCGGCGTCGCCGTATTGCTCGGGCCGGCGGATGCGCCCCCGCCGCCGGGTGACGACGCGCCGCCGCCGGCCGGCTGA
- a CDS encoding tyrosine recombinase XerC: MTWGDAIAGFRDYLAVERALAPATCAAYERDLEEFRRLYADREGRDPDPRAVDARAIRAHLAALYGANDSASIARKLSSLRAFFRYLANRGVVAANPARAVRSPKRTQALPRALDVDDAFRLVEAPDASGETNPRKRAAALRDRALLEVLYGLGLRVSECCALDIDDVDGDLVRVRRGKGGKQRIVPLGAHARAAVDAYRAARPALAHPKTGALDAAALFVNQRGTRLSPRSAQRITQRRARAVGVRATPHALRHSYATHLLDGGADLRAIQELLGHASLSSTQIYTKVSLDRLMEVYDAAHPRAREPGGRGGDS; the protein is encoded by the coding sequence GTGACGTGGGGCGACGCCATCGCCGGGTTTCGCGACTACCTGGCGGTCGAGCGGGCGCTGGCTCCGGCGACGTGCGCCGCGTACGAGCGCGACCTCGAAGAGTTTCGCCGGCTGTACGCGGACCGCGAGGGCCGCGACCCGGACCCGCGTGCGGTCGATGCGCGCGCGATCCGGGCGCATCTGGCGGCGCTGTACGGCGCGAACGACTCGGCGTCGATCGCGCGCAAGCTGTCGAGCCTGCGCGCGTTCTTTCGCTATCTCGCCAACCGGGGCGTCGTCGCGGCCAACCCGGCGCGCGCGGTCAGGTCGCCCAAGCGCACGCAGGCGCTGCCGCGCGCGCTCGACGTCGACGATGCGTTCCGCCTGGTCGAGGCGCCGGACGCGTCGGGCGAGACGAACCCGCGCAAGCGCGCCGCGGCGCTCCGCGATCGCGCGCTGCTCGAAGTCCTGTATGGGCTCGGGTTGCGCGTGTCGGAGTGTTGCGCCCTCGACATCGACGACGTCGACGGCGACCTCGTGCGGGTGCGCCGCGGCAAGGGCGGCAAACAGCGCATCGTGCCGCTCGGCGCGCACGCGCGCGCGGCGGTCGACGCGTACCGGGCCGCGCGGCCGGCGCTCGCGCACCCGAAGACGGGCGCGCTCGATGCGGCCGCGCTGTTCGTGAACCAGCGGGGGACGCGTTTGTCGCCGCGGTCGGCCCAGCGGATCACGCAACGGCGCGCGCGCGCCGTGGGCGTGCGCGCCACACCGCACGCGCTGCGCCACTCGTACGCCACGCACTTGCTCGACGGCGGCGCGGACCTGCGGGCGATCCAGGAGCTGCTCGGCCACGCGAGCCTGTCGTCGACGCAGATCTACACGAAGGTGTCGCTCGACCGGCTGATGGAAGTGTACGACGCGGCCCATCCCCGGGCGCGCGAGCCGGGGGGCCGGGGGGGCGATTCGTAA
- the topA gene encoding type I DNA topoisomerase, with translation MATASNDDGAPRAAAKRSGQAAGAPGANSLGTGSAGATGDKSPRKTGRAAGKAPAASKKTARTKASAGTAKTPASAAKSAAKPRSRKAPAEPKPKKPSRRTASRKGALVVVESPAKARTINKYLGSGYTVKASVGHVKDLPKSKLGVDIDAGFEPEYVVMRDKKKVISDIRKAAKTAEVVYLAPDPDREGEAIAWHIAEEVRPVNPNVRRVLFNEITKKGITEALQHPTELNVHKTEAQQARRVLDRLVGYQISPLLWKKVRRGLSAGRVQSVAVRIIVEREREIAAFVPEEYWTVEAECRGPQPPPFAAKVVLVDGDKAEPKTQADAEAIVAELEAGRATVAKVERKERKRRPPAPFITSKLQQDAARKLRFTAKRTMALAQRLYEGLDLGEEGPVGLITYMRTDSVRLSDDAVAMARAYIGERFGADYLPAKPNQYKNKKSAQDAHEAIRPTSTAYPPERVEALLRASGDREAGALVKLYTLIWNRFIASQMAPAVYDQTSVDIARGRAVVRATGQVMKFPGFTAVYTEQLTDDEAAEKQAEADRLLPPLSVGDSVELVAIRPEQHFTQPPPRFTEASLVKELEEDGIGRPSTYASILSTIVDRGYVEKRDGRFYPTELGTLVNDLLVDAFPDILNTQFTAQMEENLDRVEDGEVDWRTVLGEFYRPFSTDLVKAEQTMRDVKREEIATEFTCEQCGEPMVVKWGRNGSFLACKGYPECRNTKEIERQADGSFEIVPEEETDEVCDACGAPMRVKRGKYGAFLACSRYPDCKTTKPISLGVDCPKPDCDGFLTEKRSRRGKVFYGCSNYAKTGCDFVSWDRPVPEPCPQCGAKFVVRKQTRRGVTVRCLSCDFKRSDGEEISAA, from the coding sequence ATGGCTACGGCATCGAACGACGACGGCGCGCCGCGGGCGGCGGCAAAGCGGTCTGGCCAGGCCGCGGGTGCTCCGGGGGCCAACTCCCTCGGGACCGGGTCTGCGGGCGCGACGGGCGACAAGTCGCCGCGCAAGACCGGGCGAGCGGCGGGCAAGGCGCCGGCGGCGAGCAAGAAGACAGCGCGCACCAAAGCGTCGGCTGGCACCGCGAAGACGCCGGCCTCCGCGGCGAAGTCGGCCGCCAAGCCGCGCTCGCGCAAGGCCCCCGCGGAGCCGAAACCCAAGAAACCGTCGCGCCGCACGGCATCGCGCAAGGGGGCGCTCGTCGTCGTCGAGTCGCCGGCGAAGGCGCGCACGATCAACAAGTACCTGGGCAGCGGCTACACGGTGAAAGCATCCGTCGGCCACGTCAAAGACCTGCCGAAGTCCAAGCTCGGGGTCGACATCGACGCGGGGTTCGAGCCCGAGTACGTCGTGATGCGCGACAAAAAGAAGGTCATCTCCGACATCCGCAAGGCGGCGAAGACGGCCGAGGTCGTCTACCTCGCCCCCGACCCCGACCGGGAGGGAGAGGCGATCGCGTGGCACATCGCCGAGGAGGTGCGTCCGGTCAACCCGAACGTGCGCCGCGTGCTGTTCAATGAGATCACGAAAAAGGGCATCACCGAGGCGCTGCAACACCCGACCGAACTCAACGTCCACAAGACGGAGGCGCAGCAGGCGCGGCGCGTGCTCGACCGACTGGTCGGCTATCAGATCAGTCCGCTCCTGTGGAAGAAGGTGCGCCGCGGGCTGTCGGCCGGTCGCGTTCAGTCCGTCGCGGTGCGCATCATCGTCGAGCGCGAGCGCGAGATCGCCGCGTTCGTGCCGGAGGAGTACTGGACCGTCGAGGCCGAGTGCCGCGGCCCACAGCCGCCGCCGTTTGCCGCCAAGGTGGTGCTGGTCGACGGCGACAAGGCGGAGCCGAAGACGCAGGCCGACGCCGAGGCGATCGTCGCCGAACTGGAGGCGGGCCGTGCGACGGTCGCCAAGGTCGAGCGCAAGGAGCGCAAGCGCCGGCCGCCCGCGCCGTTCATCACGTCGAAGCTGCAACAGGATGCCGCGCGCAAGCTGCGGTTTACCGCCAAGCGAACCATGGCGCTCGCGCAGCGGCTGTACGAGGGGCTCGACCTCGGCGAAGAGGGCCCGGTCGGCCTCATCACCTACATGCGCACCGACTCCGTCCGGCTGTCCGACGACGCGGTCGCGATGGCGCGCGCCTACATCGGCGAGCGGTTCGGCGCCGACTATCTGCCGGCGAAGCCGAACCAGTACAAGAACAAGAAGTCCGCGCAGGATGCCCACGAGGCGATCCGGCCCACCTCGACCGCATATCCGCCCGAGCGCGTGGAGGCGTTGCTGCGCGCCAGCGGCGACCGCGAGGCGGGTGCGCTGGTGAAGTTGTACACGCTCATCTGGAACCGGTTCATCGCCAGCCAGATGGCGCCGGCCGTCTACGACCAGACGTCGGTGGACATCGCGCGCGGGCGCGCCGTGGTGCGCGCGACTGGCCAGGTCATGAAGTTCCCGGGCTTCACGGCGGTGTACACGGAACAGCTCACCGACGACGAGGCGGCCGAGAAGCAGGCCGAAGCCGATCGCCTGCTGCCGCCGCTGTCGGTCGGCGATTCAGTCGAGCTGGTCGCCATTCGCCCGGAGCAGCACTTCACGCAGCCGCCGCCGCGCTTCACCGAGGCGTCGCTCGTCAAGGAACTCGAAGAGGACGGCATCGGCCGGCCGTCGACCTACGCGAGCATCCTGTCGACGATCGTCGATCGCGGCTACGTCGAGAAGCGAGACGGCCGGTTCTACCCGACGGAACTCGGCACGCTCGTCAACGATCTGTTGGTCGATGCGTTCCCGGATATTCTGAACACCCAGTTCACCGCGCAGATGGAGGAGAACCTCGACCGCGTCGAGGACGGCGAAGTGGATTGGCGCACCGTGCTCGGCGAGTTCTATCGGCCGTTTTCGACGGACCTCGTCAAGGCCGAGCAGACGATGCGCGACGTCAAACGCGAGGAAATCGCGACCGAGTTCACCTGCGAGCAGTGCGGCGAACCGATGGTGGTCAAGTGGGGCCGCAACGGGTCGTTTCTGGCGTGCAAGGGCTACCCGGAGTGTCGCAATACGAAGGAGATCGAGCGACAGGCCGACGGGTCGTTCGAGATCGTCCCCGAGGAGGAGACGGACGAGGTGTGCGACGCCTGCGGCGCGCCGATGCGGGTCAAGCGCGGCAAGTACGGCGCATTCCTCGCGTGTTCGCGCTACCCGGACTGCAAGACCACCAAGCCGATCTCGCTCGGCGTCGACTGCCCCAAGCCGGACTGCGACGGGTTCTTGACCGAGAAGCGGTCCCGCCGGGGCAAGGTGTTCTACGGCTGTTCCAACTACGCCAAGACCGGCTGCGATTTCGTGTCGTGGGATCGCCCCGTGCCCGAGCCGTGTCCGCAGTGCGGAGCGAAGTTCGTCGTCCGCAAGCAGACTCGCCGCGGCGTGACGGTGCGGTGCCTGTCCTGTGATTTCAAGCGCTCGGACGGCGAGGAGATCAGCGCTGCGTGA